The following are encoded in a window of Streptomyces sp. SAT1 genomic DNA:
- a CDS encoding CsbD family protein: protein MTAGEKAKAKTEQAGGAAKEAVGKALGNERMTAEGKAEKSLGDAREAKEKTKDVFKD from the coding sequence ATGACCGCGGGCGAGAAGGCCAAGGCGAAGACCGAGCAGGCCGGGGGCGCGGCCAAGGAGGCCGTGGGCAAGGCGCTCGGCAATGAGCGGATGACCGCCGAGGGAAAGGCCGAGAAGAGCCTGGGTGATGCCCGTGAGGCCAAGGAGAAGACCAAGGACGTCTTCAAGGACTGA
- a CDS encoding DUF4232 domain-containing protein — translation MKSTLTTVALAAVVAAGTAAAAVPASAAPAAARPTRCHTADLKAGFATGEDATPEMKQTKKQTQAHIWFTNRSKRTCTLSGFAGVDMVGAQKTDGTWSLVRSSAKPVKMTLERGDTVDFSITLLPVAASTPRKEKFVPATFLVTPPDETQHFTLKWPFGGQILKQDGATHPATYLNPVGL, via the coding sequence ATGAAGAGCACACTGACCACCGTGGCCCTTGCGGCCGTCGTCGCCGCCGGTACCGCCGCAGCCGCCGTCCCGGCCTCGGCCGCCCCCGCCGCGGCCCGGCCGACCCGCTGCCACACCGCTGATCTGAAGGCCGGCTTCGCCACTGGGGAGGACGCGACGCCGGAGATGAAGCAGACCAAGAAGCAGACGCAGGCGCACATCTGGTTCACGAACCGGAGCAAGCGCACCTGCACCCTGTCCGGCTTCGCCGGCGTCGACATGGTCGGCGCACAGAAGACCGACGGCACCTGGTCGCTGGTGCGGTCCTCCGCGAAGCCCGTGAAGATGACCCTGGAGCGGGGCGACACGGTGGACTTCAGCATCACCCTGCTCCCGGTGGCCGCGTCCACGCCGCGGAAGGAGAAGTTCGTCCCGGCGACGTTCCTGGTCACGCCGCCGGACGAGACGCAGCACTTCACGCTGAAGTGGCCGTTCGGCGGCCAGATCCTCAAGCAGGACGGCGCCACCCACCCGGCCACCTACCTCAACCCGGTCGGGCTGTAG
- a CDS encoding HAAS signaling domain-containing protein has protein sequence MKTTADPVRDYLAAVEREAGALPADRRQELLADLAEHIEVTRAERPGVAVGTVLAELGDPRAIAATALAEAGERTTGAQAAGGAPTPARRGKVHPLVPLAMLTLSLPFVMVFPSLPGPLFGVLFRITGAVLLCTSVHWTAVQKSTGVLVTAVLPTAVIATWNLSSGGPSGGAPALAANLAMLALLTGAAAWLWRVRRP, from the coding sequence ATGAAGACCACCGCCGACCCCGTACGCGACTACCTCGCCGCCGTCGAGCGCGAGGCCGGCGCGCTGCCCGCCGACCGCCGCCAGGAACTCCTCGCCGACCTCGCCGAACACATCGAGGTCACACGCGCCGAGCGCCCCGGTGTCGCCGTCGGCACGGTCCTGGCGGAGCTGGGCGACCCCCGTGCGATCGCGGCGACGGCGCTGGCCGAGGCGGGGGAGCGGACCACCGGGGCGCAGGCCGCGGGCGGTGCCCCGACGCCCGCGCGGCGGGGCAAGGTGCACCCCCTCGTCCCGCTCGCGATGCTCACCCTGTCGCTGCCCTTCGTGATGGTCTTCCCCAGCCTGCCCGGCCCGCTGTTCGGTGTCCTGTTCCGCATCACCGGCGCGGTGCTCCTGTGCACCTCGGTGCACTGGACCGCCGTCCAGAAGTCCACCGGTGTCCTGGTCACCGCCGTCCTGCCGACGGCCGTCATCGCCACCTGGAACCTGTCGAGCGGCGGCCCGTCGGGCGGTGCCCCGGCCCTGGCGGCCAACCTGGCGATGCTCGCCCTGCTGACCGGCGCCGCGGCATGGCTCTGGCGGGTCCGCCGGCCCTGA
- a CDS encoding class I SAM-dependent methyltransferase — protein MSRWRDVTGEKSGQDYAARFAALARAGQDVHGEARLCAALVPPGARVLDAGCGTGRVMIRLAELGYDCVGVDLDASMLAVARREAPGLPWFQADLAGFDPAGLGIAGDFDMVVAAGNVLPLLAADTEAAVVRRLTAALGPGGLLVAGFGLDEAHLPVPPGITLPDYDGHCAAAGLTLVDRFATWDAEPYDGGGYAVSVHRR, from the coding sequence ATGAGCCGCTGGAGGGATGTGACCGGGGAGAAGTCCGGACAGGACTACGCCGCACGGTTCGCGGCCCTGGCCCGCGCGGGCCAGGACGTGCACGGCGAGGCCCGGTTGTGCGCCGCGCTCGTGCCGCCGGGAGCGCGCGTGCTGGACGCCGGGTGCGGCACCGGACGGGTCATGATCCGGCTCGCCGAACTCGGCTACGACTGCGTCGGCGTGGATCTCGACGCGTCGATGCTGGCGGTCGCGCGACGCGAGGCCCCGGGGCTGCCCTGGTTCCAGGCCGATCTGGCGGGGTTCGACCCGGCCGGTCTCGGCATCGCGGGAGACTTCGACATGGTCGTCGCCGCGGGCAATGTCCTTCCGCTGCTGGCCGCGGACACCGAGGCCGCGGTGGTCCGGCGCCTGACCGCGGCCCTCGGTCCGGGCGGTCTGCTGGTCGCGGGCTTCGGCCTGGACGAGGCCCATCTGCCCGTGCCGCCCGGTATCACGCTGCCGGACTACGACGGCCACTGCGCCGCGGCCGGCCTCACCCTCGTCGACCGCTTCGCCACCTGGGACGCGGAACCGTACGACGGCGGTGGCTACGCCGTCAGCGTCCACCGGCGGTGA
- a CDS encoding NACHT domain-containing protein: protein MEPAVLGGKLVSGLVGSLIRKLFVADGPGAGLVDRPVRLKDLVSFRGEKRALGEKDVHKLAEHLVQQAIDSPGERPFRSRERVAVADALARRLLALGDLDMDDVQAVRLGHRELARRLRQQGHQGHQGSSPDGLSADAQVFLDSATEWACLQILEFFTRRSTFVARTLVEQTRSQADLIAKVDELLARAPRPDARDTTFERAYLDHLATKHGKLTIYGIDLSNSPDRWPLDAAYLSLNVIGHAEERDRDLGPVPPSRVPLPADQVLSSHERVLLRGVAGSGKTTLIQWLAVSAATGATDDMAYLTGRIPFVLPLRTLTRHGERLPSPARFLASVGCPLSGTQPEGWEHRVLSGGRGLVLVDGLDEVPESERERARTWLRDLVEAYPGNRWLVTSRPPAVREDWLGADGFTELGLSSMSPSDVASFIRRWHRAAITGAPDDDALLTSYEAQLRDAVRTKPDLGRLATNPLMCGLICALHRDRRGYLPHGRKELYDSALSMLLVRRDRERDMTTPELSEEPQLQLLQRLAHWLIRNGRTELDRSRAEHIIAQGLPAVPAAQVLGDAGAVLRHFLVRTGLLLSPAPETVHFVHRTFQDHLGARAAVEAGDFGLLAEHAADDQWSDVIRMAVAQARPRERAELLDLLTASSDKRVLLLALACLEHATELDPAVRRRVEEVTATLLPPRTESDVKELAEAGPLVLELLPGPQGLSDEEAEAVTATAALIGTDAAVPVLARFRGHAAVRVRVNLMRAWGFFDAEMYADEVLAHVDSSDFFVFADSAAQVRALPRLGDRLRIGVAGDHTLADIRRALPERVEHVGLYQNTVLRDLRPLPSLSSARDLNLSYCPAVEDLSPLAEMGLTSLYVREIGGVKGLGRLRTLRSATIATHLPHGLAALPQDAPFTRLALEGEALSEHGLRGLSAWSELTHLEILDVIGGLDPGDWAEAARLPHLTGLCIRTEHLSGLAHAPRLPTVEAVQVVNVRHDTDLTPLSRCCPQVRTVHLYPEHNSEDLLPAPHEALFPGAKVTIQPSRPYFF, encoded by the coding sequence ATGGAGCCCGCGGTACTCGGAGGCAAACTGGTCTCCGGCCTGGTCGGCTCACTGATCAGGAAACTGTTCGTGGCGGACGGTCCGGGTGCCGGCCTGGTCGACAGGCCTGTGCGGCTCAAGGACCTGGTCTCCTTCCGCGGCGAGAAGCGCGCGCTGGGCGAGAAGGACGTGCACAAGCTCGCGGAGCACCTGGTCCAGCAGGCGATCGACTCACCCGGCGAACGCCCGTTCCGCAGCCGCGAGCGGGTCGCCGTGGCGGACGCGCTGGCCCGGCGGCTGCTCGCCCTCGGTGACCTGGACATGGACGACGTCCAGGCCGTACGGCTCGGCCACCGCGAACTGGCGCGCAGACTGCGCCAACAGGGCCACCAGGGCCACCAAGGGTCTTCACCGGACGGGCTGTCGGCCGACGCCCAGGTCTTCCTCGACTCCGCGACGGAATGGGCCTGTCTGCAGATCCTGGAGTTCTTCACCCGCCGTTCCACCTTCGTGGCGCGCACCCTGGTGGAGCAGACCCGGTCCCAGGCCGATCTCATCGCCAAGGTCGACGAACTGCTGGCCCGCGCCCCGCGCCCCGACGCCCGCGACACCACGTTCGAGCGCGCCTATCTGGACCACCTCGCCACCAAGCACGGCAAGCTCACGATCTACGGCATCGATCTCAGCAACTCGCCGGACCGCTGGCCGCTCGACGCCGCCTACCTCAGCCTGAACGTGATCGGGCACGCGGAGGAACGCGACCGCGACCTCGGGCCGGTGCCTCCCTCCCGCGTCCCCCTCCCCGCCGACCAGGTGCTGAGCAGCCATGAGCGGGTGCTGCTGCGCGGAGTCGCGGGCTCGGGCAAGACCACGCTGATCCAGTGGCTCGCGGTGTCCGCGGCGACCGGCGCCACGGACGACATGGCCTACCTCACCGGCCGGATCCCCTTCGTGCTCCCGCTGCGCACCCTCACCCGGCACGGCGAACGCCTCCCCTCCCCCGCGCGCTTCCTCGCCTCGGTCGGCTGCCCGCTGTCCGGCACCCAGCCGGAGGGCTGGGAGCACCGCGTCCTGTCCGGCGGGCGCGGCCTCGTCCTGGTGGACGGTCTCGACGAGGTCCCGGAGTCCGAACGCGAGCGCGCCCGGACCTGGCTGCGCGACCTGGTGGAGGCGTATCCCGGCAACCGCTGGCTCGTCACCTCGCGTCCCCCGGCCGTGCGCGAGGACTGGCTCGGCGCCGACGGGTTCACCGAACTCGGCCTGTCCTCGATGAGCCCGTCGGACGTGGCCTCCTTCATCCGGCGCTGGCACCGGGCGGCCATCACCGGCGCACCCGACGACGACGCCCTTCTCACCTCCTACGAGGCCCAGTTGCGCGACGCGGTCCGCACCAAGCCCGACCTGGGCCGCCTCGCCACCAACCCGCTGATGTGCGGCCTCATCTGCGCCCTGCACCGCGACCGGCGCGGCTACCTCCCGCACGGCCGCAAGGAGTTGTACGACTCCGCACTCTCCATGCTGCTGGTGCGCCGCGACCGTGAACGGGACATGACGACACCCGAGTTGAGCGAGGAGCCGCAGTTGCAGCTCCTCCAGCGGCTCGCCCACTGGCTCATCCGCAACGGCCGTACGGAGCTGGACCGGAGCCGGGCGGAGCACATCATCGCGCAGGGGCTCCCGGCGGTCCCGGCCGCCCAGGTGCTCGGGGACGCGGGCGCCGTGCTGCGCCACTTCCTGGTCCGCACCGGACTGCTGCTCTCCCCCGCGCCGGAGACGGTCCACTTCGTGCACCGCACGTTCCAGGACCACCTGGGGGCACGGGCGGCCGTGGAGGCCGGTGACTTCGGCCTGCTGGCCGAGCACGCGGCCGACGACCAGTGGTCGGACGTGATCCGGATGGCGGTGGCGCAGGCCCGGCCACGTGAACGGGCCGAGCTGCTGGACCTGTTGACGGCCTCCTCGGACAAGCGGGTGCTCCTGCTGGCCCTCGCGTGCCTGGAACACGCCACGGAGCTGGACCCTGCGGTGCGGCGCCGGGTCGAGGAGGTGACGGCCACCCTGCTGCCGCCCCGCACGGAATCCGACGTCAAGGAACTGGCCGAGGCCGGGCCGCTGGTCCTGGAGCTGCTGCCGGGTCCGCAGGGGCTGTCGGACGAGGAGGCCGAGGCGGTGACCGCGACGGCCGCGCTGATCGGGACGGATGCGGCGGTGCCGGTGCTCGCGCGGTTCCGGGGGCATGCCGCCGTGCGGGTCCGGGTCAATCTGATGCGGGCGTGGGGCTTCTTCGACGCGGAGATGTACGCCGACGAGGTGCTGGCCCATGTGGACAGCAGTGACTTCTTCGTCTTCGCCGATTCGGCCGCCCAAGTGAGGGCTCTGCCACGCCTCGGTGATCGGCTCCGTATCGGCGTGGCAGGCGACCACACCCTCGCGGACATCCGGCGTGCTCTGCCCGAGCGGGTGGAGCACGTCGGCCTCTACCAGAACACGGTGCTGCGCGATCTGCGTCCGCTGCCCTCCTTGTCCTCGGCCCGCGACCTGAACCTGTCGTACTGCCCGGCGGTGGAAGACCTCTCGCCGCTGGCCGAGATGGGCTTGACGTCCCTCTACGTGAGGGAGATCGGCGGGGTGAAGGGGCTGGGCCGCCTCCGCACACTCCGTAGCGCCACCATCGCGACACACCTGCCGCACGGGTTGGCCGCCCTGCCGCAGGACGCCCCGTTCACCCGGCTGGCTCTGGAGGGCGAGGCCCTCAGCGAGCACGGGCTACGCGGTCTGAGCGCATGGTCCGAGCTGACCCACCTTGAGATCCTGGACGTCATCGGCGGCCTCGACCCCGGGGACTGGGCCGAGGCCGCCAGGCTGCCGCACCTCACCGGGCTGTGCATCAGGACGGAACACCTCTCCGGGCTCGCGCACGCCCCGCGACTGCCCACGGTCGAAGCCGTACAGGTCGTGAACGTCCGGCACGACACCGACCTCACCCCGCTGTCCCGCTGCTGCCCGCAGGTACGCACGGTTCACCTCTATCCGGAGCACAACTCCGAGGATCTGCTTCCAGCTCCCCACGAAGCCCTCTTCCCCGGCGCCAAGGTCACGATTCAGCCATCCCGTCCCTACTTCTTCTGA
- a CDS encoding VOC family protein, with translation MSATVEGPDFIALQVKDVPAAAAFFEERLGLRRAPASPPGAVVFTTSPVAFAVREPLPGVDLDGGARPGLGVALWLRASDASAVREQLVRAGTEDVSPLQDSPFGPMFSFTGPEGYRLTVHGG, from the coding sequence ATGTCCGCCACCGTCGAAGGCCCCGATTTCATCGCTCTCCAGGTGAAGGACGTGCCCGCCGCGGCCGCCTTCTTCGAGGAGCGCCTCGGACTGCGCCGCGCGCCCGCCTCTCCGCCCGGCGCGGTGGTGTTCACCACCAGCCCGGTCGCGTTCGCGGTGCGCGAGCCGCTTCCGGGCGTCGACCTGGACGGTGGTGCCCGCCCCGGCCTGGGCGTGGCGCTGTGGCTGCGCGCCTCGGACGCGAGCGCGGTACGCGAACAACTGGTGCGGGCGGGCACGGAGGACGTCAGCCCCTTGCAGGACAGTCCGTTCGGCCCGATGTTCTCCTTCACCGGCCCCGAGGGATATCGGCTCACCGTGCACGGCGGCTGA
- a CDS encoding STAS domain-containing protein produces MTSAAGRGEGVPERTGSRASAGAAVMQYELRGVRVVVMHGAYDQHSIVPLEEALAAAAGECSRVVLDASGVRFADSSLLNLMLRTRRSVALRLAAPPPQLRRLLEITGADAVLDTRATVEEAVGA; encoded by the coding sequence ATGACGAGTGCTGCCGGGCGGGGCGAGGGGGTGCCGGAGCGGACCGGCTCGCGCGCTTCGGCGGGAGCCGCGGTGATGCAGTACGAGCTGCGCGGGGTCCGGGTCGTCGTCATGCACGGTGCCTATGACCAGCACTCGATCGTACCCCTGGAGGAGGCGCTCGCCGCCGCGGCCGGGGAGTGCTCCCGAGTGGTCCTGGACGCCTCCGGCGTGAGGTTCGCCGACTCGTCCCTGCTCAACCTGATGCTTCGCACCCGCCGCTCCGTCGCCCTGCGGCTGGCCGCACCGCCGCCCCAGCTCCGGCGGCTCCTGGAGATCACGGGGGCCGACGCGGTGCTGGACACGCGGGCGACCGTGGAGGAAGCCGTCGGCGCGTAG
- a CDS encoding alpha/beta fold hydrolase, producing the protein MIEHRVVHVNGIRLHIAEEGEGPLVVLLHGFPESWRSWRHQFGPLVEAGYRVVAPDQRGYGSSDHPADVAAYSILHLVGDVVGLIRELGAEKAYVVGHDWGAPVAWHTALLRPDLVLGVAGLSVPPPFRGRQPPLVAMEKAFGGRFYWNYFNRPGVADAEFGRDTRTALRKFVYWASGDVPGEIKQPLVDPERGWLAAMPDPETLPEWFTESDLDALTESFSEGFTGALDWYRNLDRNWELTAPWAGAVVTSPALYVYGDRDPVAAFPGTPELIRTLPDRMPGLLRPPLELTGCGHWTQQERPAEVSAALVDFFRSCPRGA; encoded by the coding sequence ATGATCGAGCATCGCGTGGTCCATGTGAACGGGATCCGGCTCCACATCGCCGAGGAGGGCGAAGGCCCCCTGGTCGTGCTGCTGCACGGCTTCCCCGAGTCCTGGCGCTCCTGGCGCCACCAGTTCGGTCCCCTGGTCGAGGCGGGGTACCGCGTGGTCGCCCCGGACCAGCGGGGCTACGGCAGCAGCGACCACCCCGCCGACGTCGCGGCGTACAGCATCCTGCACCTGGTCGGTGACGTCGTCGGGCTGATCCGGGAGCTGGGCGCGGAGAAGGCGTACGTCGTCGGGCACGACTGGGGGGCACCGGTCGCCTGGCACACCGCGCTGCTGCGCCCGGACCTGGTCCTCGGGGTGGCCGGACTGAGCGTGCCGCCGCCGTTCCGGGGCAGGCAGCCGCCGCTGGTCGCCATGGAGAAGGCGTTCGGCGGGCGCTTCTACTGGAACTACTTCAACCGCCCCGGTGTCGCCGACGCCGAGTTCGGGCGGGACACGCGCACCGCGCTGCGGAAGTTCGTCTACTGGGCGTCCGGCGATGTCCCCGGCGAGATCAAGCAGCCGCTCGTCGATCCCGAACGGGGCTGGCTCGCGGCCATGCCCGACCCGGAGACGCTGCCCGAGTGGTTCACGGAGAGCGACCTCGACGCGCTCACCGAGAGCTTCTCCGAGGGCTTCACCGGGGCGCTCGACTGGTACCGCAACCTCGACCGCAACTGGGAGCTGACCGCTCCGTGGGCGGGCGCGGTGGTGACCTCGCCCGCCCTGTACGTCTACGGGGACCGGGACCCCGTCGCCGCCTTCCCCGGCACCCCCGAACTCATCCGGACGCTGCCCGACCGGATGCCCGGCCTGCTGCGCCCGCCCCTGGAGCTGACGGGCTGCGGGCACTGGACCCAGCAGGAACGGCCGGCCGAGGTGAGCGCGGCCCTCGTCGACTTCTTCCGCTCCTGTCCGCGGGGCGCGTGA
- a CDS encoding (R)-mandelonitrile lyase: protein MELIDLQPTSKAPADWFTGDVWWDVIVAGREPSRMRANLVRFAPGARTHWHAHAVGQTLYVVSGIALIGTRDGTVLEAHPGRTVACPPGEEHWHGAAPDRFMEHIALWEGTGDDTPETRWAEAVTEEQYGGERQKK from the coding sequence ATGGAACTCATCGACCTCCAGCCCACCAGCAAGGCACCCGCGGACTGGTTCACCGGAGACGTGTGGTGGGACGTCATCGTCGCCGGCCGGGAACCCTCCCGAATGCGGGCCAACCTCGTCCGCTTCGCCCCCGGCGCCCGGACCCACTGGCACGCGCACGCCGTGGGCCAGACCCTCTACGTCGTCTCCGGCATCGCCCTGATCGGCACCCGGGACGGCACCGTCCTGGAAGCCCACCCCGGCCGGACCGTCGCCTGCCCGCCCGGCGAGGAGCACTGGCACGGCGCCGCCCCCGACCGCTTCATGGAGCACATCGCCCTGTGGGAAGGCACGGGTGACGACACCCCGGAGACCCGGTGGGCCGAGGCTGTGACGGAGGAGCAGTACGGCGGGGAGCGTCAGAAGAAGTAG
- a CDS encoding ricin-type beta-trefoil lectin domain protein, protein MRGGHRATRGRRCRRASTAGRRSPRRSRSAAECRRRCSGRITGYGGKCLDVTAAGTADGTKVQLYACNGSGAQVRQHRSDGELVNPASGKCLDASGPSSANGTRLQIRTCYASADQQWTLPS, encoded by the coding sequence GTGCGCGGAGGGCACCGGGCGACGCGTGGACGACGGTGCCGCCGAGCGTCCACTGCTGGTCGGCGGTCCCCGCGCAGGTCCAGATCCGCAGCTGAGTGCCGTCGGCGGTGCTCGGGCCGGATCACCGGCTACGGCGGCAAGTGCCTGGACGTGACCGCGGCGGGAACCGCCGACGGCACCAAGGTGCAGCTGTACGCCTGCAACGGCTCAGGAGCCCAGGTCCGGCAGCACCGCTCCGACGGCGAACTGGTCAATCCCGCCTCCGGCAAGTGCCTCGATGCCTCCGGCCCCAGCTCCGCCAACGGCACCCGGCTCCAGATCCGGACCTGCTACGCGAGCGCCGACCAGCAGTGGACGCTCCCGAGTTGA
- a CDS encoding PadR family transcriptional regulator, which produces MEPGDSTKQARAAAQLRKGVLEYCVLALMRDRPRYGVELLHALEDSGALATSQGTVYPLLSRLRRDDLVTTTWQESASGPPRRYYALTDSGRAALDEFTHVWPGFRDAVDTFLATSHHPHHPTGDLA; this is translated from the coding sequence ATGGAACCAGGTGATTCGACCAAGCAGGCTCGGGCGGCCGCCCAGCTGCGCAAGGGGGTCCTGGAGTACTGCGTACTCGCCCTGATGCGGGACCGTCCCCGCTACGGCGTGGAGCTCCTGCACGCCCTGGAGGACTCCGGCGCCCTCGCCACCAGCCAGGGCACCGTCTACCCCCTGCTCTCCCGGCTGCGCCGCGACGACCTGGTCACCACCACCTGGCAGGAGTCCGCGTCGGGGCCGCCCCGCCGCTACTACGCGCTCACCGACAGCGGGCGGGCCGCGCTCGACGAGTTCACCCATGTCTGGCCGGGCTTCCGCGACGCCGTCGACACCTTCCTGGCCACTTCGCACCACCCGCACCACCCCACCGGAGACCTCGCATGA
- a CDS encoding MarR family winged helix-turn-helix transcriptional regulator: protein MDDRSAVPPPHPAQDVTEHVGYRLKRAAAALRGAMDRALREHGLTVPQYSCLELLDQRPGLSNADLARGTFVTRQSANVVLRGLREAGLITRAATTDHGRALPVHLTPAGQQRLHAARGAVYAVEKRMIRHIPEDRLTALLADLDAMTGALDE from the coding sequence ATGGATGACCGCTCAGCCGTGCCCCCGCCTCATCCGGCCCAGGACGTGACGGAGCATGTGGGGTACCGCCTCAAACGTGCCGCGGCCGCGCTGCGCGGCGCCATGGACAGGGCCCTGCGCGAGCACGGCCTCACCGTCCCGCAGTACTCCTGCCTCGAACTCCTCGATCAGCGGCCCGGCCTGTCCAACGCCGACCTCGCACGCGGCACCTTCGTCACCCGGCAGTCGGCCAACGTCGTCCTGCGCGGCCTGAGAGAGGCCGGCCTCATCACCCGGGCGGCCACCACCGACCACGGCCGCGCCCTGCCCGTCCACCTCACTCCGGCCGGACAGCAGCGCCTGCACGCCGCCCGCGGCGCCGTGTACGCCGTCGAGAAACGCATGATCAGACACATACCCGAAGACCGCCTCACGGCGCTGCTCGCCGACCTCGACGCGATGACGGGCGCGCTCGACGAGTGA
- a CDS encoding helix-turn-helix transcriptional regulator — MVAVPESHTGWTFITNHARVLAAIADNPNVRIRDIAAHCRLTERAVQRIISDLEEAGYLSRTRDGRTNTYRIEPDKVLRHPAEAGLSVASLLSLLVRDETERGAQPSARSPRMARSNGS, encoded by the coding sequence ATGGTCGCCGTACCCGAATCCCACACCGGCTGGACGTTCATCACCAACCACGCGCGTGTGCTGGCGGCCATCGCCGACAACCCGAACGTCCGGATCCGCGACATCGCCGCCCACTGCCGGCTGACGGAGCGCGCCGTCCAGCGGATCATCTCCGATCTGGAGGAGGCCGGTTACCTCTCCCGCACCCGCGACGGCCGCACGAACACCTACCGCATCGAGCCGGACAAGGTGCTGCGCCACCCGGCTGAGGCCGGCCTCTCCGTGGCCTCCCTGCTCTCCCTCCTGGTGCGCGACGAGACCGAGCGCGGCGCCCAGCCGTCGGCCCGGTCCCCGCGCATGGCGCGCAGCAACGGCTCCTAG
- a CDS encoding helix-turn-helix transcriptional regulator: MDNRDEVRDFLTSRRARISPGQAGLPEGPRRRVPGLRRSEVAALADMSVEYYAKLERGSLAGVSPAVLESVARVLRLDDAERAHLLNLAQAADGTDVLARPRRRRTGDRWKIHRSLQWTLDAVTAGPAFVRNGRLDVLATNQLARAFHRDLYATPGNQANLARFQFLDPASRRFYPDWDMFAAVTVAILRTEAGRNPHDRDLHDLIGELATRSEEFRTRWGAHDVRHHGTGTKHFHHDIVGEVTLAYEGLELAAEPGLTMTVYAAEPGSASEEALRLLASWAATHESPAPDVRA; encoded by the coding sequence ATGGACAACCGTGATGAGGTCCGCGACTTCCTGACCTCGCGGCGCGCCAGGATCAGCCCCGGGCAGGCCGGCCTGCCCGAAGGACCCCGGCGCCGGGTGCCGGGCCTGCGCCGCAGTGAGGTCGCGGCCCTGGCCGACATGAGCGTCGAGTACTACGCCAAGCTCGAACGCGGCAGCCTCGCCGGGGTCTCCCCTGCCGTCCTGGAGTCCGTGGCCCGCGTGCTGCGGCTGGACGACGCCGAGCGCGCCCATCTGCTGAACCTCGCCCAGGCGGCGGACGGCACCGACGTCCTGGCCCGCCCGCGCCGTCGGCGCACCGGGGACCGGTGGAAGATCCACCGCAGCCTCCAGTGGACGCTGGACGCCGTCACGGCGGGACCGGCCTTCGTACGCAACGGCCGCCTGGACGTCCTGGCGACGAACCAGCTCGCCCGCGCCTTCCACCGCGACCTCTACGCCACCCCCGGCAACCAGGCCAACCTCGCCCGGTTCCAGTTCCTCGACCCGGCCTCCCGCCGCTTCTACCCCGACTGGGACATGTTCGCCGCGGTGACCGTGGCCATCCTGCGCACCGAGGCGGGCCGCAACCCCCACGACCGGGACCTGCACGACCTCATCGGTGAACTGGCCACCCGCAGCGAGGAGTTCCGTACCCGGTGGGGCGCTCACGACGTCCGCCACCACGGCACCGGGACCAAGCACTTCCACCATGACATCGTCGGTGAGGTCACGCTCGCCTACGAGGGCCTCGAACTGGCCGCCGAGCCCGGCCTGACCATGACCGTCTACGCCGCCGAGCCCGGCTCGGCGTCCGAGGAGGCCCTGCGTCTGCTCGCCTCCTGGGCCGCCACCCACGAGAGCCCGGCACCGGACGTGCGGGCCTGA